One Vicia villosa cultivar HV-30 ecotype Madison, WI unplaced genomic scaffold, Vvil1.0 ctg.000916F_1_1_3, whole genome shotgun sequence DNA segment encodes these proteins:
- the LOC131632218 gene encoding heat shock 22 kDa protein, mitochondrial-like, producing the protein MASSLALKRFFSSALLSRSLLLRPVASSACRSFNTNAMRHYDQHSDDDRKVDVDRRSFPRTRRDDLLLSDVFDPFSPPRSLSQVLNMVDLLTDNPVLSSASRRGWNARETEDALLLRLDMPGLGKEDVKISVEQNTLTIKGEEGAKESEEEEESGRRFSSRIDLPEKLYKIDEIKAEMKNGVLKVIVPKMKEQERNNVINVKVD; encoded by the exons ATGGCTTCCTCTCTTGCACTCAAGCGATTTTTCTCCTCCGCCCTTCTTTCAAGGTCTCTTCTCCTTCGCCCCGTCGCATCTTCCGCTTGCCGATCTTTCAACACCAACGCCATGCGCCACTACGATCAACACTCCGATGATGACCGTAAAGTTGATGTTGATCGCCGCTCCTTCCCCCGCACTCGCCGCGATGATCTTCTTCTCTCAG ATGTGTTCGATCCGTTTTCTCCACCACGGAGCTTAAGTCAAGTCCTAAACATGGTGGATTTACTGACGGACAATCCGGTCCTTTCTTCTGCTTCGCGTCGCGGTTGGAATGCGAGAGAGACAGAGGATGCTCTGCTTCTCCGTTTGGATATGCCTGGACTCGGTAAAGAAGATGTGAAGATCTCCGTGGAACAGAACACTCTTACCATTAAAGGTGAAGAAGGAGCTAAAGAAAGTGAAGAAGAGGAGGAAAGTGGTCGTCGATTTTCTAGCAGAATTGATTTGCCTGAAAAGCTTTACAAGATTGATGAGATTAAAGCTGAGATGAAAAACGGCGTGCTCAAGGTTATTGTGCCCAAAATGAAGGAACAAGAAAGGAATAATGTCATTAACGTCAAGGTTGATTAG